One segment of Pirellulales bacterium DNA contains the following:
- the tssB gene encoding type VI secretion system contractile sheath small subunit, whose amino-acid sequence MAKESTQHKLDRVRRPRVQITYDVETNGAMAKTELPFVVGVLADLSGNPKEKLPALKQRKVVNIDRDNFNSVLEKAAPRVTLKVDNKISGEGKLPAELNFKHMDDFEPARVAQQVGPLRELLEMRQRLTQLMSKMEGNDKLEELLGQVLNNTDAARKLAEQMGIKPDAPAEGGEAAK is encoded by the coding sequence ATGGCCAAAGAGAGTACGCAGCATAAGCTCGACCGGGTTCGCCGCCCGCGCGTGCAAATCACCTACGACGTGGAAACCAATGGCGCGATGGCCAAGACGGAATTGCCGTTCGTGGTTGGAGTTCTGGCGGATTTGTCGGGCAATCCGAAGGAAAAACTGCCGGCGCTGAAGCAGCGCAAGGTGGTGAACATCGATCGCGACAATTTCAACAGCGTGCTGGAAAAAGCCGCCCCGCGCGTGACGCTCAAGGTCGACAATAAGATCAGCGGCGAGGGTAAGTTGCCGGCCGAGTTGAATTTCAAGCATATGGACGATTTCGAGCCGGCCCGAGTGGCCCAGCAGGTCGGCCCCTTGCGCGAACTGCTCGAAATGCGGCAACGCCTCACCCAATTGATGAGCAAGATGGAAGGAAACGACAAGCTCGAGGAGTTGCTCGGTCAGGTGTTGAACAACACCGACGCGGCTCGCAAGCTTGCCGAGCAGATGGGAATCAAACCCGATGCGCCGGCCGAGGGTGGCGAGGCGGCGAAGTAG
- the tssC gene encoding type VI secretion system contractile sheath large subunit, producing MSSAEQTASVAAGETQTIDLLDQVISATRPQSDQEAARAKDYFRQFLNQVVKPGQVISKDVEANVKHWIGQIDKVLTAQTNEIMHHPDFQKLESTWRGLHYLVHHAETGENLKVRVLNVSKRDLFKDLEKAAEFDQSALFKKIYEEEYGQLGGQPYGMLVGDYEFGRTAEDISLLKMISNVAAAAHAPFVAAAAPKMFNFDSYTELANPRDLAKIFDSVEYASWKSFRESEDSRFVGLTLPRTLARLPYGQEFKRVDEFNFEEAVDGKDHSSYLWMNAAWCYATRITDAYSKYGWFARTRGVEGGGRVEDLPVHTFPTDDGDIAMKCPTEIAITDRREFELSNLGFLPMIHAKGTDYAVFMGAQSCQKPKTYFDPDANANAELSAKFNLILCTSRFAHYLKVMARDKIGSFMETRDCAQWLNDWISKFCCDPTGASEETKAKYPLADAKVEVREVEGRPGWYEAVAYLRPHYQLETLTTSLRLVAEVPKKGG from the coding sequence ATGAGTAGTGCCGAACAAACCGCCAGCGTTGCCGCCGGCGAAACGCAGACGATCGATCTTTTGGACCAAGTGATTTCCGCCACCCGGCCTCAGTCGGATCAGGAAGCTGCCCGGGCGAAAGATTATTTCCGCCAATTCCTCAATCAAGTCGTCAAGCCGGGCCAGGTTATCTCGAAAGACGTCGAAGCGAATGTTAAGCACTGGATCGGGCAGATCGACAAGGTCCTTACGGCCCAAACCAACGAAATCATGCACCATCCCGATTTCCAGAAGCTGGAATCGACATGGCGCGGATTGCACTACTTGGTGCATCATGCCGAAACGGGCGAAAACCTGAAGGTTCGCGTGCTCAACGTCAGCAAGCGCGACCTGTTCAAAGACCTGGAAAAGGCGGCCGAGTTCGATCAAAGCGCCTTATTCAAGAAGATTTACGAAGAAGAATACGGCCAATTGGGCGGCCAGCCCTACGGCATGCTGGTGGGCGACTATGAATTCGGCCGCACCGCCGAAGACATCAGCCTGCTGAAGATGATCTCGAACGTCGCGGCGGCCGCTCACGCTCCGTTCGTCGCGGCGGCCGCTCCGAAAATGTTCAACTTCGACAGCTATACGGAACTGGCCAATCCCCGCGATCTGGCCAAGATTTTCGACAGCGTCGAATACGCTTCCTGGAAGTCGTTCCGCGAGTCGGAAGATTCGCGCTTCGTCGGCCTCACGCTCCCGCGCACGCTGGCCCGATTGCCCTACGGCCAGGAATTCAAGCGGGTCGACGAGTTCAATTTCGAAGAAGCCGTCGATGGCAAGGACCATTCGAGCTATCTATGGATGAATGCGGCTTGGTGCTATGCGACGCGGATCACCGATGCCTATTCGAAGTACGGCTGGTTCGCTCGCACCCGCGGCGTCGAGGGCGGTGGCCGGGTGGAAGACTTGCCCGTGCACACCTTCCCGACCGACGACGGCGATATCGCGATGAAGTGCCCGACGGAAATCGCGATTACGGATCGCCGTGAATTCGAACTGTCGAACCTCGGTTTCTTGCCGATGATTCACGCCAAGGGGACCGACTACGCGGTGTTCATGGGCGCTCAATCGTGCCAGAAGCCGAAGACGTATTTCGATCCCGATGCGAATGCCAATGCCGAGCTTTCGGCGAAGTTCAACCTGATTTTGTGCACTTCGCGGTTTGCCCACTATTTGAAGGTCATGGCGCGCGATAAGATCGGGTCGTTCATGGAAACTCGCGATTGTGCCCAATGGCTGAACGACTGGATCAGCAAGTTTTGCTGCGATCCAACCGGCGCCAGCGAAGAGACGAAGGCCAAGTATCCATTGGCCGACGCCAAGGTCGAGGTTCGCGAAGTGGAAGGCCGGCCGGGCTGGTACGAGGCGGTTGCCTACCTGCGGCCCCATTACCAGTTGGAAACGTTGACGACCTCATTGCGTCTGGTGGCGGAAGTGCCCAAGAAGGGCGGGTAA